The following are from one region of the Sandaracinus amylolyticus genome:
- a CDS encoding RCC1 domain-containing protein: MRWCALALLMLAGCVESARVLGPDDAGTTPPEIDAQVPREDGRMPMPGVSDVSAGGAHSCAIVGGSLWCWGDGTEGALGTGPSGDRLVPARVGAASDWRAIEAGQGMTCGMRESSVWCWGTNELGQLGLGDREPRRSPAEVPLPGAPLVVRASREFVCAIIEGGELLCWGANVEGQLARADGYPGPDGLTPQRVASELRFRDVCTGQGHGCAIATDGSLWCWGRNTESQLGLGTGVPLQLREPTRVGTEVDWAELACGMSHTCAIERDGTLWCWGADFAGQIGITRGSQFDVPTRIDAGWSEIATYVFHTCGVKDDGSLWCWGRNAEGQLGVGDIDDRNRPTRVDDRTDWARVSVGWFHTCAQRTDGSVWCTGENGDGRLGVGDPERRNVFTEVQGIGVE; this comes from the coding sequence GTGAGGTGGTGCGCGCTCGCGCTGCTGATGCTCGCAGGATGCGTCGAGTCCGCGCGGGTGCTGGGGCCCGACGACGCCGGCACCACGCCGCCGGAGATCGACGCGCAGGTGCCGCGCGAGGATGGCCGCATGCCGATGCCCGGCGTGAGCGACGTGTCGGCAGGCGGCGCGCACTCGTGCGCGATCGTCGGTGGATCGCTGTGGTGCTGGGGCGACGGCACCGAGGGCGCGCTCGGCACCGGACCGAGCGGCGATCGCCTCGTTCCTGCGCGGGTCGGAGCGGCGAGCGACTGGCGCGCCATCGAGGCCGGGCAGGGCATGACCTGCGGGATGCGCGAGAGCTCGGTGTGGTGCTGGGGGACGAACGAGCTCGGTCAGCTCGGGCTCGGCGATCGCGAGCCGCGTCGCTCGCCCGCCGAGGTGCCGCTCCCCGGTGCGCCGCTCGTGGTGCGCGCGTCGCGCGAGTTCGTCTGCGCGATCATCGAGGGCGGCGAGCTCTTGTGCTGGGGCGCGAACGTCGAGGGCCAGCTCGCGCGCGCCGATGGCTATCCCGGTCCCGACGGGCTCACGCCCCAGCGCGTCGCGTCGGAGCTGCGCTTCCGCGACGTGTGCACCGGGCAGGGCCACGGGTGCGCGATCGCGACCGACGGATCGTTGTGGTGCTGGGGCCGCAACACCGAGAGCCAGCTCGGGCTCGGCACGGGGGTGCCGCTGCAGCTGCGCGAGCCCACGCGCGTCGGCACCGAGGTCGACTGGGCCGAGCTCGCGTGCGGCATGAGCCACACCTGCGCGATCGAACGAGACGGCACGCTCTGGTGCTGGGGCGCCGACTTCGCGGGACAGATCGGGATCACGCGAGGCTCGCAATTCGACGTGCCCACGCGCATCGACGCGGGGTGGAGCGAGATCGCGACCTACGTGTTCCACACCTGCGGTGTGAAGGACGACGGGTCGCTGTGGTGCTGGGGTCGCAACGCCGAGGGCCAGCTCGGCGTCGGCGACATCGACGATCGCAATCGACCGACGCGGGTCGACGATCGCACCGACTGGGCGCGCGTCTCGGTCGGCTGGTTCCACACCTGCGCACAGCGCACCGATGGGAGCGTGTGGTGCACCGGCGAGAACGGCGACGGACGGCTCGGTGTCGGCGATCCCGAGCGCCGCAACGTCTTCACCGAGGTGCAGGGCATCGGCGTGGAGTGA
- a CDS encoding RidA family protein — protein MPDVINPASLAPPRGYSNGLLFPANGRVLFVAGQIGWDREGHFPSDELAAQFDLALANVLDVVREAGGAPEHVGRLTIYVTDKHEYIAAAKTIGASYRARMGKHYPAMALVQVAALLEDRAKVEIEATAVIP, from the coding sequence GTGCCGGACGTCATCAACCCCGCATCGCTCGCGCCGCCGCGCGGGTACTCCAACGGCCTGCTCTTCCCCGCGAACGGCCGCGTGCTCTTCGTCGCCGGACAGATCGGCTGGGATCGCGAAGGCCACTTCCCGAGCGACGAGCTCGCGGCGCAGTTCGATCTCGCGCTCGCGAACGTGCTCGACGTGGTGCGCGAGGCCGGCGGCGCGCCCGAGCACGTCGGGCGACTCACGATCTACGTGACCGACAAGCACGAGTACATCGCAGCGGCGAAGACCATCGGCGCGTCGTACCGTGCGCGCATGGGCAAGCACTATCCTGCGATGGCGCTCGTGCAGGTCGCTGCGCTCCTCGAGGATCGCGCGAAGGTCGAGATCGAAGCGACGGCGGTGATCCCGTGA
- a CDS encoding enoyl-CoA hydratase family protein: MTIDQLKQEGFRLALEDGVLTVTLDRPDRINALTFASYAALRDAFRAFSEMREVRAILLHGQGPRGFCSGGDVRDIIGELFSRDMRGLLEFTRMTGALVAAIHQCRAPVITALHGVVCGAGAVIAIASDVRYAAPDARIAFLFPKVGLSGADMGASWLLPRIVGHGRASELLLTGEFVDAERAERIGLFNRVSTDVLADAKKLARTIADGPAFAHAMTKKMLDYEAHVDFATGIEAEAQAQAICMQHPDFREAYDAWVEKRAPRFER, encoded by the coding sequence GTGACGATCGATCAGCTGAAGCAGGAAGGCTTCCGACTCGCGCTCGAGGACGGAGTGCTCACCGTCACCCTCGATCGCCCGGATCGCATCAACGCGCTCACCTTCGCGAGCTACGCCGCGCTGCGCGATGCGTTCCGCGCGTTCTCGGAGATGCGCGAGGTGCGCGCGATCCTCCTGCACGGCCAAGGGCCGCGCGGCTTCTGCTCGGGCGGCGACGTGCGCGACATCATCGGCGAGCTCTTCTCGCGCGACATGCGCGGGCTGCTCGAGTTCACGCGCATGACCGGCGCGCTCGTCGCCGCGATCCACCAGTGCCGCGCCCCGGTGATCACCGCGCTCCACGGCGTGGTGTGCGGCGCCGGTGCGGTGATCGCGATCGCGTCGGACGTGCGCTACGCCGCGCCCGACGCGCGCATCGCGTTCCTCTTCCCCAAGGTCGGCCTCAGCGGCGCCGACATGGGCGCGTCGTGGCTGCTCCCGCGCATCGTCGGCCACGGGCGCGCGAGCGAGCTCCTCCTCACCGGCGAGTTCGTCGACGCGGAGCGCGCCGAGCGCATCGGCTTGTTCAATCGCGTCAGCACCGACGTGCTCGCCGACGCGAAGAAGCTCGCGCGCACCATCGCCGACGGGCCCGCGTTCGCGCACGCGATGACCAAGAAGATGCTCGACTACGAGGCCCACGTGGACTTCGCGACGGGCATCGAGGCCGAGGCGCAGGCTCAGGCGATCTGCATGCAGCACCCGGACTTCCGCGAGGCCTACGACGCGTGGGTCGAGAAGCGCGCGCCTCGGTTCGAAAGGTGA
- a CDS encoding acyl-CoA dehydrogenase family protein: MVRVPICSDEVLERAFVDADVIAQAWSSAGSLVDDAVATELRAKDASAALVAVVRLLGARGLLGLTVPAEFGGTYERVRSDALCLARERLGHASPLVELAFAMQGLGGYPIVARGSDALRGAWLPKVAAGEAIAAFALTEEDAGSDLGGITTTARLDGDAYVLEGTKVFISNAGIADFYTLFAATAPPGAKRRLSAFVVPAATPGVQTRPMHVLGGHPIGALELRGVRIPIANRIGEEGDGLAVALETLHKFRPTVAAAALGFAQRALDETVAHVKARRQFGAPLADLQAVQLQIADMACDLEPARLLVYRAAAQADFAAQLEPGDAEQRSRVARTGSMAKLIATEAAFRVIDRAVQLHGGRGVLHGSIVTRLYEDVRALRIYEGASDVQRLLVAREVLR; this comes from the coding sequence ATGGTCCGCGTCCCGATCTGCAGTGACGAGGTCCTCGAGCGCGCGTTCGTCGACGCCGACGTGATCGCGCAGGCGTGGTCGAGCGCGGGCTCGCTGGTCGACGACGCGGTCGCGACCGAGCTCCGCGCGAAGGATGCGAGCGCCGCGCTGGTCGCGGTCGTGCGGCTGCTCGGCGCGCGAGGCCTGCTCGGGCTCACCGTGCCCGCCGAATTCGGCGGCACCTACGAGCGGGTGCGCTCCGACGCGCTCTGCCTCGCGCGCGAGCGCCTCGGTCACGCCTCGCCGCTGGTCGAGCTCGCGTTCGCGATGCAGGGCCTCGGCGGCTACCCGATCGTCGCGCGGGGCTCGGACGCGCTGCGTGGCGCGTGGCTCCCCAAGGTCGCCGCCGGCGAGGCGATCGCGGCGTTCGCGCTCACCGAAGAAGACGCGGGCTCGGACCTCGGCGGCATCACCACCACCGCGCGCCTCGACGGCGACGCGTACGTGCTCGAGGGCACGAAGGTCTTCATCTCCAACGCGGGGATCGCCGACTTCTACACGCTCTTCGCGGCCACCGCGCCGCCTGGCGCCAAGCGTCGCCTCAGCGCGTTCGTCGTCCCCGCCGCGACCCCGGGCGTGCAGACGCGACCGATGCACGTCCTCGGCGGTCACCCGATCGGTGCGCTCGAGCTGCGCGGGGTGCGCATCCCGATCGCCAACCGCATCGGCGAAGAAGGCGACGGCCTCGCGGTCGCGCTCGAGACGCTCCACAAGTTCCGCCCGACCGTCGCGGCCGCGGCGCTCGGCTTCGCGCAGCGCGCGCTCGACGAGACCGTCGCGCACGTGAAGGCGCGCAGGCAGTTCGGCGCACCGCTCGCGGACCTGCAGGCGGTGCAGCTCCAGATCGCCGACATGGCGTGCGACCTCGAGCCCGCGCGCCTGCTCGTCTATCGCGCCGCGGCTCAGGCCGACTTCGCCGCGCAGCTCGAGCCGGGGGACGCGGAGCAGCGCAGCCGCGTCGCGCGCACCGGCAGCATGGCGAAGCTGATCGCGACCGAGGCCGCGTTCCGCGTGATCGATCGCGCGGTGCAGCTCCACGGCGGGCGCGGCGTGCTGCACGGATCGATCGTCACGCGGCTCTACGAGGACGTGCGCGCGCTGCGCATCTACGAGGGCGCGTCCGACGTGCAGCGCCTCCTCGTCGCGCGCGAGGTCCTGCGTTGA
- a CDS encoding DUF4185 domain-containing protein, producing MRHSLCIVVLALASGCHASHQRVDDAGATACDPTTRPTCVTRAAPCDPLQLVPPLCDEPTLAWSCPEGAREHVAPWRSDRCLPLEGTADIVHEAPIAVPQGDRCAWWLPALEHEGEARAHLLVDVADGCDALALPASLEPAIETPEGADIVGVQAAIDGPRLLVRGWVLDPAGGFGVTALGVGFARREGARFVVPAWLFDPDTEDFGDAAITDGDHVYAYGCPGPPEWLEEDCFVARAPRDAIDDRTAWRTLGERGWGEGAARRVFGSGPHRGPVVRDPRGRGFLHVYAIGFGDRLEIQRADHPEGPWSAPRPLIDCELPEGDPDAYCAGPGIHVELFDPLRPDELVVSYSIGTLSPDGPERRARDPRGYWARVVRASLP from the coding sequence GTGCGCCACTCGCTGTGCATCGTCGTGCTCGCGCTCGCGTCCGGTTGTCACGCGTCGCACCAGCGGGTCGACGACGCCGGCGCCACGGCCTGTGATCCCACCACGCGCCCGACCTGCGTCACCCGCGCGGCGCCCTGCGATCCGCTCCAGCTCGTCCCTCCGCTCTGCGACGAGCCGACCCTCGCGTGGAGCTGTCCCGAAGGTGCCCGCGAGCACGTCGCGCCGTGGCGCAGCGATCGATGCCTCCCCCTCGAAGGCACCGCGGACATCGTCCACGAGGCGCCGATCGCGGTCCCGCAGGGCGATCGCTGCGCGTGGTGGCTCCCCGCGCTCGAGCACGAAGGCGAGGCGCGCGCCCACCTGCTCGTCGACGTCGCCGACGGGTGCGACGCGCTCGCGCTGCCGGCATCGCTCGAGCCCGCGATCGAGACCCCCGAGGGCGCCGACATCGTCGGCGTGCAGGCCGCGATCGACGGTCCCCGCCTGCTCGTGCGGGGATGGGTGCTCGATCCCGCGGGCGGCTTCGGCGTGACCGCGCTGGGCGTCGGCTTCGCGCGTCGCGAGGGCGCGCGCTTCGTCGTCCCGGCGTGGCTCTTCGATCCCGACACCGAGGACTTCGGCGACGCCGCGATCACCGACGGCGATCACGTCTACGCGTACGGCTGTCCCGGCCCGCCCGAGTGGCTCGAGGAGGACTGCTTCGTCGCGCGCGCCCCGCGCGACGCGATCGACGATCGGACCGCGTGGCGCACCCTCGGCGAGCGTGGCTGGGGCGAGGGCGCAGCGCGCCGCGTGTTCGGCAGCGGCCCCCACCGCGGGCCGGTGGTGCGCGATCCCCGGGGCCGCGGGTTCCTCCACGTCTACGCGATCGGCTTCGGCGATCGCCTCGAGATCCAGCGCGCCGATCACCCCGAGGGCCCGTGGTCCGCGCCGCGCCCGCTGATCGACTGCGAGCTCCCGGAAGGCGACCCCGACGCGTACTGCGCGGGGCCCGGCATCCACGTCGAGCTCTTCGACCCGCTGCGCCCCGACGAGCTCGTCGTGAGCTACTCGATCGGCACCCTGTCCCCCGACGGCCCCGAGCGCCGCGCGCGCGACCCTCGCGGGTACTGGGCGCGCGTGGTCCGAGCGTCGCTGCCCTGA
- a CDS encoding serine/threonine-protein kinase — protein MPADNSRISTKLRRAPTRYVPTQRIAAGGMAEVWKGLAHFEGGDSYPVALKRVLPELASQELYHSMFMDEARLGMQLRHRNIVRVYDAREVQGSLIMVMELVEGTTLKAVLDRAHARGACMPVATALWITRELAHGLAYAHEAQDATGRPLQIVHRDVSPHNLLLGKDGAVKLADFGLADANVHETQLGGGMMGGKLGYLAPEIIQQQPTTPQIDVFAAGIVLWEMLCGRRLFQRDDDGATVRAVAACEVPRPSSINPRIPREVDRLVIEVLARDPAKRTPGAEALASATDELIRWLDPKVSTKDVALVVGLQLATEPPKPTKTVLPPAPNFLAELDTLAETANESDFGAAPLDPSLFDGGRRRR, from the coding sequence GTGCCCGCCGACAACTCGCGCATCTCGACGAAGCTGCGGCGCGCGCCGACGCGCTACGTGCCGACGCAGCGCATCGCGGCGGGCGGCATGGCCGAGGTGTGGAAGGGGCTCGCGCACTTCGAGGGCGGCGACTCGTACCCGGTCGCGCTGAAGCGCGTGCTGCCCGAGCTCGCGTCGCAGGAGCTCTACCACTCGATGTTCATGGACGAGGCGCGGCTCGGGATGCAGCTGCGCCACCGCAACATCGTGCGGGTCTACGACGCGCGCGAGGTGCAGGGCTCGCTGATCATGGTGATGGAGCTCGTCGAGGGGACGACGCTCAAGGCGGTGCTCGATCGCGCGCACGCACGGGGCGCGTGCATGCCGGTCGCGACCGCGCTGTGGATCACGCGCGAGCTCGCGCACGGGCTCGCGTACGCGCACGAGGCGCAGGACGCGACGGGACGCCCGCTGCAGATCGTCCATCGCGACGTGTCGCCGCACAACCTGCTGCTCGGCAAGGACGGCGCGGTGAAGCTCGCGGACTTCGGGCTCGCCGACGCGAACGTGCACGAGACGCAGCTCGGCGGCGGGATGATGGGCGGCAAGCTCGGCTATCTCGCGCCGGAGATCATCCAGCAGCAGCCGACGACGCCGCAGATCGACGTGTTCGCCGCGGGGATCGTGCTGTGGGAGATGCTGTGCGGGCGCCGGCTCTTCCAGCGCGACGACGACGGCGCGACGGTGCGCGCGGTCGCGGCGTGCGAGGTGCCGCGGCCCTCGTCGATCAATCCGCGCATCCCGCGCGAGGTGGATCGGCTGGTGATCGAGGTGCTCGCGCGTGATCCCGCGAAGCGGACGCCGGGCGCCGAGGCGCTCGCGAGCGCGACCGACGAGCTGATCCGGTGGCTCGATCCGAAGGTGTCGACGAAGGACGTCGCGCTGGTGGTCGGGCTGCAGCTCGCGACCGAGCCGCCCAAGCCCACGAAGACGGTGCTGCCGCCCGCGCCGAACTTCCTCGCGGAGCTCGACACGCTCGCGGAGACCGCGAACGAGTCGGACTTCGGCGCGGCGCCGCTCGATCCCAGCCTGTTCGACGGCGGCCGGCGGCGGCGCTGA